The DNA sequence GTAATTTTACGTTTTCAAGTAGGGAGCTGATTTTTGAAACGCTTTGTAGAAGTATTTATGTTTGAGATCCCAATGCTAATGAAACtttggttatttatttttatcaaagtTGTATATGGTTTCTTGCCTCGCCTATCTTCCATTTCAACTGTACCATTTCAACTGTATGGTACACATCTCCTATGTTTATTGTTTCTTTCCAACGATTCATtaaccttttgttttattattggtattgaatattttaaccGTTCTAGTGTTGATTTATGGATCTCtcgagaaattaaaataagagaatCGAACCATTTCTTCTGACCATTTTTTAAGAGAATCGAACCACTTCTGaccattttttcaaatttgattgatAAATGTTGGTTGATCCTATATTTCTCGATGATTCAGAGTATTATTTTCGATTCAGAGTATCATTTTCGATCCCTCGATTCAATATATGTACCATCGTTATATTGGATTTGAATCAGATTTTGGTTAGAACCAGTTATATTGGATTTGAATCATGGATTTGAATCAGATTTTGGTTAGAACCAGTTATATTGGATTGATTTGAATCAGATTTTGGTTGGAATCAGATTTTGGTTAGAACAAGTTatattggattggattgattTGAATCAGATTTTGGTTAGAACCAGTTATATTGGATTTGAATCAGATTTTGGTTAGAACCAGTTATATTGGATTGATTTGAATCAGATTTTGGTTGGAATCAGATTTTGGTTAGAACAAGTTatattggattggattgattTGAATCAGATTTTGGTTAGAACCAGTTATATTGGATTTGAATCAGATTTTGGTTGGAATTTGAATCAGATTTTGGTTAGAACCATCGTATTGGAACCATCGTTATATTGGGTTGGAGTTATATTAGAGATTTTGGTTGAATCAGATTTTGGTTGGAACCATCGTTATATTGGGTTGGAACTATCGTTATATTGGGTTGGAACTATCGTTATATTGGGTTGGAACCATCGTTATATTGGATTGGAACCATCGTTATATTGGATTTGAATCAAAGTTGGAACCATCGttatattgaatttgaatcaGATTTTGGTTGGATCGTTATATTGAATTCGAGGTTGGATTTTTGTGTGGtcgattttgaatttcatattTGAAGGTGTGGTCAGATTGGATCGttatattgaatttgaatcaGATTTTGGTTGGATTTTTGTGTGGtcagattttgaatttcatattTGAAGGTGTGGTCAGATTTATTCATTGAAAAGAATTTGTTGAATTTCATATTCGAAGTTGTGGTCGGATTTATTTCAGATTTTGGTTGGATTTTTTAAAGTGTGGTCAGATTTATTCATTTTCGAAATTGTGGTCAGATTTATCCATTGAAaagaattttttgaatttcatattCGAAGTTGTAGTCAGATTTATTCGAAGAATCgattcaatatatttattatgtaACATCGTTATATTGGATTTGAATCAgattctaaaacaaattttttattataaaaaaataggaggtttgggattttttttgttcgatccataaagagagaaacaaaatttttattataaaaaaatatctttttaaagacattttttttattattttgaaagttttcgtctcaatatatatgataaaactctttttttcataattttattgatcattaattttttcttatttataatttatatatataatttttataaaatattttaaaaattaagaaatgattgaataattattttgtttttgaaattttaaatttgaagttattcttatttttaaaatttaaatgggtaaccttcaatttaaaaaatattatactaaaaattatatcatatttcttatcttaattttttttttaaattaaaatcaaaattaggttataaatttttttttaataattaattaaagatttaCGGTTTATCTACTACAAATATTTCTTCAAGAAtagttttataattcaaaacggtagaaattgatttttgtgaagaaatagaaattttaactttcaacTCAGTTGTTAAAATATATGGCTTGaacttgaattaaaaaaaacgatcAAAATTTGAGTTACATCATAGCAACATTTACGTGAGTCTTACTCTAACTTCCTATCTagagaaaatgatgaataCTTCATTTTCAATCGAGCCAGTCCAAAAAACATAATACCTCCTCCTTTGTGTTTGCAACGTCACTGAAATCCATTACTATTCTAGAAAGTTCAGCTACACCACCATTTCCATTgtccaagaaaagaaatgagatGCATACTCGAATCCCGGACGCAAGAGGGTAGAGATGTGGAGAATTAAGGTAGTCAAAATAAAATGCACTGCAAGATGTTTGATTGACGTAATCGAATATAGATTTATTGACTATTTGAGCAACTTTACTAGAATCCTTGTATCCCACCATCACGGATACACCGATCGTATCACACATAGGAATTGAGAACCCTGGCTCAACTGCTAGAGTCATCTTGAACCCCGGGCCTTCTAATAGATAACTAAGCACATTAACCGTACGAGGCGTTGGGTTCTTAACACCATCTTGGAGGACTTTACCCGGAACCACCTTTGAGAAGACTAATTTGCCTTCGCTCCAAATGTCAATAAAAAACTCTAAATCATCAAACGAAAgtcgaggagagagaagacGTCGACTATTGGAACATTGGTAAGAATTTCGATATAGTTTATAGTATGTCCCCGTCGGAAAATTAGACATTTTGTAAGTTGAAGGCCACCTCTTAATGCACAAGCATTTCCAAAAGTAATCATCTCGAGCTGCGTCTCTCCACTCTCTGGATACTGCCATGCATGAACCAAGGTCCACGTCTTCCAACAACGGAAAAACTAGATTCAAAATTTCCCATGACATTTTGTAAATAGAATAACACACGATCAACGATATTTTATCTGCACCAATAAACTACATCATTTAAATCAAACCCTCGAGTAAAGATGATATTGCAATCCaactaaattgaaaacatTCATGTGTGTAAATTTACAACAACAATTTATACATATAACatcatataaattatgatTCAAAAACTAACACCTTAATCTTAAAACCATGATCTCGAGGtgcatatatattatatatatattaaatttgaatatagaccgaaaaaaatgaatagacTAAGAGAAAACGCCGTGAATTGcacaaataaaatgaaaataagggAATAAAAATCACTCTAAATAGCACCATTCATAAGTTTCGAGAGAGAAGAACATACCGtagtgaggaaaaaaaatgtttttatctCCGAATTTAGGAAGGTGGAGTGTGctcgagaagaagaagaaaaaatgtttcatcTCTAAATCGAAGAAGGTGGAGTGAACGGACTACAATTTATAAGGTCGAAAATTAAGTGAttttacgaaaaaaaaattatgtgatCAAATGAATCTACAAGATCATATAAGTACAATCAGATTTTTGCATCTAAtactatttaaatttagatactctccaatttttttgaaaaattaaaaaaatatttaaataatttatattatattataaaaatatatattaaaatttaaaaatatgacaacatgtttaataaaaaaaaaattataatgtaaATGTATATCTCCCAcatataaatttgttaaatattttttctaaaaattaaagggcaagttcataataattattattattatttgctaTTCTATTCCTATAATAAcgatataaaatatttaaacggtgtttttagatttattaaaaaaaattaaaagatataaatgatttttttttttaaaaattgaagagtaattttttaaaccattttaaatgttaaaagaatatttttaaaaaaaaaaactcttataaatttaaaaatatttttgaaactcatttttttaactttttaaaaatttaaatgtatttttttatattttatttaatttaaaattattattaaaaaaaatttgccTAGGAACCTAGAagtatatgtatttatttatgttttacgttagtttatttatgttttatctATGTTAAGATGTTACAATTTTTTCATCGTTTTAATGATTATAGATTAAAGatttatttgtgtttgtttgtgaactcTTGATATcttctatttaaaattgtatctaataattattaattatggataaataatttttttaaaaaaattaacaaaatagagagttgggtTTAGTTATCAGTCCAACTAAAAGGTTTCcggttaaaaaaattttgtCTCGACACAATGcgtaagaaaatttaaatggtatacattaacatttattttattttattttttaattaaataattacaaccaataatttattaatttatttttattttaagtttttgggaatattaataatatttatagatattttttaaattattaatatttcatattatattcATGTATTATACggacttttatttatttattttttggtctatttaacttttagatttttttttgaatgaatAACACCACCCATCAATTGGACGGTCACAAATTTATGGAAAGGAACactagttattttatttatataattataaataattaaaaaaattaagatatagttgaataattattttatttttacgaaaattctaaaaataaaaatttgtttttacagctattcttaaaattaaattaaaatttaattttaaagttcttatttttaaattttaaatttgtaaccttcaattaattttctaNatacgtgcgagtatgggctcaccagctagttcacACACCACTgtgccactttccttatctagtgggcatactctgggagccccttaggcCGGATACCCTCTAGAATTAGTAGNtaaaactaaaaaataaaagattatatCATCTTAACGAAAAAAAAGTTATCTTCgttaaaatcaataatatttaattctttgtttttttttaattaatatttaattcttttttttttaattaaaatcaataatatttaattctgaccatccgattttttttttaatatatatatataatatcattACTGTTTTCCCTAAAATTGAggaatatacatttttatatttggaagattttgaggaataaacatttttataaattattcaaaagattttttattttttattttttattttttttttgtttattttatctcaaatATTTTTGGGCCGGAATAgaaattttgacttttaaccacaaaaaaaaatatacgcTTCgaagttgaattaaaaaaataaaatgaatttgaagttCAGATCAAAATGTAAATGACTTTTGTCTCTCATTTCCAGCTAAGTTGTGAGTCTTTGTAACGGCgtgaaattttctacttaatctaaggtcgctactgtatacatatcctAAACATTAAACATTGGATGCAGaaaacttcatttaaattccataaaacatatcatttatcttaaaacatagCCATGGACgtacgtgttttgaaaacatctttaaaacgacacaacaaaagatccaaaataaaatagagaagtgtttaagttaaaaacattctattctagtctaagtctaagaaaataaataccactatcctatgcatgtgtcatggtctcgagttgcaatgccgtcgtcagccgtacaagaatgtcttgccttaacttgaaaaaaaaatgtagtagcacatgtttgagtatttaaagaaatactcaggtGNtacaaaattatttctctaatttacatatgtcaattattaaaagtcttgaaacaattatatttttattaaaaatcttattttctatGGTTACTGTTGTATAAAAAGAATAGATACAGCTATTTAAGTTATTCTGAGTTTTACtactctctgtatttacctttctctctatatttagtttgtggtttttaattccttaatcttttttttttatgtgttgccttttaattctattctcatatatttcattatattctcatgtattccaaatttctaatatatttgtttccaaatcttttcttatctGAGTGTTTACTGTTCACAAATTTTTCTGGACATTCTGTTTTTAATCAATTCATTTGGctattgatataaatttaatctaatattactcaTCTGACCTGATTTGGTAGAATttatataaatgattgacatttagtttctaactcaaaacTAAACTGGTAATAATTAATGAAGATCTAACTATAATTGggtgtgatttctaaaaaaaataggataaaagaaaacaaagatttaatatataccttatttATTAGATTATCTTCACGCATATCTCCCTGTAAATCTCAACTTAgggtcattctcatttttttcctcaagtaaatctgaggattattgtttttctatttctttttgcCGTCACTTTATAGGGGTTGatgagagataattgtgggaagggatgagatgttagtggagagaagagagaaaaagttatttatgtatttatttattattatattattttaactatttttttataattatttttatttgtttatttgtttatttatttttggctattacagtctttctctttctttctattgGTAGTCACAATAAAATGCTTTGACGTTTGTCGACATAatcgaaaatatatttattgactATTTGAGTAACTTTATTGGAATCCTTACATCCCACTAGCACGGATATACTCACCGTATCAAATATAGGAATTGAGAACCCTGGCTCAACCGGTAGAGTCATCTTGAACTACCGAAGTTCTAATAGATAACTAAGCATATTAACTGTACAAGGTGTTGGGTTCTTAATACCACCctgaataatttgttttcgCTCCAAATgtcaattaaaaaatctaagGAAAGTCGAGGAAGGGGAAGACATCGACTTTTGGGCATTTGTAagaattttgatataatttataatacgTCCCACCTGTAACATAAAGTTTTGAGCATTTGTAAGAATTTACATTCTCCATATAACATAAAGTTttttaacaacaaaaacactttatcttaaaactaTGATCTCCATACTTTTGTCCACTTTAACGAATTGTTTTTACGTATATTATAAGTAAAAAGGCGGTAGGAACTAGAATGAACAGTGCAGTAGCAATAAATGCGAGAATATTTACTTCCATAATCTCatcgtttcattttttattcccAATAACTTGGGATTTAATCCCATAGAGATATAAATGTTTCGCTTCTAAATTCAATGGGCTGCATTGCATCTAGATGATATCGAATCGTATTAAAATATGATGAATAACAATATCGGAGCTATCAAATCGATTCATTGTCGAGAATTGAATAGTATAACATAGAAAGATCTTTTATTCATACcgaattcaaacaaaatggGATTACTGATGcaatcaaaaaaatttgtacttttttatttctacttttttgCATTCTATATAAAACCAATAGACAGACAAAATCAATAgacttaaaaaaacattttgaaacaCAAACATAGAGATACAAATGTTTCGCTTCTAAATTCAATCGAATATAGATCTATTGATTATTTGAGCAATTTTATTGAGATTCTTGCATCACACAAACACAAATACACGAATGGTATCAGATATAGGAATTGAGAACCGTGGCTCATAGAGTCAACTAGATATAGGAATTGAGAACCGTGGCTCATAGAGTCAACTACTAGAGTCATGTTGCACACAAAATTGATGGGATAAAATATtggtttcaataaatttaaaagttttgttataaaattatagaactaattataaattataatgtgTAACAttttatatcacaatttatatatatttttatttttctaacgATAATTTAGTGTCATCCAAATATGAGtaaatctatttcaatgtgagtaaaatatttttatagtattttttttttgtgtttgctaaggtataatttttttaaattaatcatttttattattttttaatttcatgatttatccttatatttttttttattaataatcaaTTCTCAAGTATTTAGTTGTCTTTAGTTTTATAACTATGTTAAGATGTTACcattttttgttgaattttttttttttttttatctatgaTTATAGATTAACTCTAAGTGATTGAAAGTGTGATCTCCATTGTGCATGTATGCATGATTTGATGTACATTAGCTCTAAGTGATTGAAAGCGTGATCTTCGTGTAGGGTGTAAGTAGTAGTAACGAAACAAGAATAGTGCGATAGAGTGAGTTTGACTAGATTATGAACTAGGATGGAACGCCTCCAGTAGTCCAAGCACCTTAGAATCGTGAGCGACGATCAGCTAGTCCACTCCCTAATGTTTTCGACCAAACTAGACTCATGGAGTTAGATCAGAAAACCTAGAGACATGAATCCATGTTAAAGCTACCAAGCCCCCCTATGGACCTAAAAGACCACGATGACAACCCTAGAAGATAAAGGTAGTCTCCTAGGCCGATAGTAACTTGCACAGCGTCTGTAGAGCTTTCGTTTTCACTTTAGTTTCTATACCGCCAAGCCAGGCATGTGGCCGATTAAGGATGTGTGACGTGAAtgttcaattaaattatttaatttaattgtgatACTAATTAGTTTATCCATTTGCctttctaataaatttcattaaataataaaatactcTTTACATGACACCGGTTTAAGGCATCATCCAATTAGAGATTCTAATTTCTGTTAAGGATGGTTTGGAGAGAGTCCTACATAGTTAAAGGaataatcatgaatttataagcaAGAAATACTATATCTGCGGGTATAAAGTCctttggaaaaaaattaaaaccaaaatcaCGATAGctaatgctcaaagtggacaatattatatcattatgGAGATTCGTAGTTCCTAACACGATATTAGAGCCATGCGGTTAATTCAgtcatgttaatagaatcctcaagtgtcaaacaaagggtgtacaTTGTTCGAGTgcttcaaagaaagaaattgagcctcaattaagaAGAGACttttcgagggctccatagaccttaggggaggctctatagtgtactttgtccGTGGAgattcgtggttcctaacaatTCCCTCTTCCACCACAAATTGtcaaactagaaaacaacCGAGACttttcgagggctccataggcctcaggggagacTCTATAGTATACTATATCCGTAGAAATTCGTAGTTCCTAACAATTTACCCCTTCCACGACAAATGGTTGAACTAGAAAACAACAGTCCTGGCCAAGGTTGTCCAAAAGTGGCTTtagtttttttccccttttggCATTTTAGATTCATTCTAATTCTTGGAACTAGTGACTCAATCCAGCAATCTAAAAGAGAACTGTGCTTCCATTTTATGCTATTCACTGGCAATACATACAAAACCATGAGCTCTTTCTTCACCTTCTTGTCAAAGGAGAtgagtgagagagaaagaagtgaTAAGAAGGATTTAAATCTTCTGACAGTTTTCACGTGGCAAAGAAGACCAGCTCCTCTCCCATCATTCACCATTATAATCCAAAAGGACCCTCGTGAAGCATCAATAGCCCGCAAACACTTTCCTTCAATCTTGAGCTTAATGCCATAATTACTCCGTTGTTCATCGCTTTTGGCCTCTTTTCAGGACCCCTTTGCTTGCTCTGATTAGGAAAACCCTTCAAAAACGGGTAATTTCAGTTCAGACTAGGCAGTGATGAAGATCACACATCAACGGTTCATCAAAATAGCATAAGAATTTAATATTCTGACAATTGAAAAGAATTCAGATAATGAATAATTACCTGCAGATGAAATTTGGGCTGTTTTTGAACCTAATCACTTCCACGTGCATTGTAAATAGGCACACTATCACTCTCTTGGATTACAGGTTTCAGTAATCTTTTTGGATACTGCCCCAAGTTTTCTCTAAGTTCACCATCAATGGTGGCCAACGGATTCATAACAAATCCTCCCCTACTTTGCTTAATTGATTCGGCAATGGCGTCTCTTTCGAGTGTATGATGCAGATCGTTAGGCGAGGCGACGTGTGCTGTAGAACAGAACTTTGAACCAGAATGCCGCTCTTCTGCTCGCCTCCAGAACTTGGAACTTAAAAATTCTGCACCGGGCAGCTTGCAACATGAGTTTTCGGCATAGCTGCTATTAGTCACCCTTCCACTTGACAAACCCAAGTCGTAAGATATTTCATCTAATGCCATCTCCAGTCCATGTACTCGTTTCTCCAATGAATTCAAACCGCTCTGAGAACTCCCAATAAAGCTCTGAATTCATTTCAGAAAGGGAAATTTCTAATCAGAAATCATCATTGATGCATGCTTCTTACATTCACGGTAATTCAAAGTCAAAATAGATTCATAAAGCTTAAATGCtgacaaagaacaaaataattcccCCCAACCACCACCACCAGCACCGCCAAACATGACCTGTACTCACCAAATGTGACAGACACTCTGACCTTCAGATGAGACATTTAGTTgaccaaattaaaatgattaaatggCAGCCATTTAAGTCTCcttaggaaaagaaaatttataatcacAATGAAATTCGATACAGAAGTAGTTGACTAAAGTTGAGGCATGTGGTGTTGTGATAATGATGATTATTCTAAACTCTAGAGAACAGGGCATGTGGAAATTTAAGTATGAAAAGTAAGCAAccggaatcacgactctccacaatatggtatgatattatgtactttgagcataagctctcatgactttgctttaggctttctcAAAACACCTTGTAtgaacccatgatcattctctaaattagccgacgtgggactcccACCCAACAATCCCAGTAGAGACCTTGTAtgaacccatgatcattctctaaattagccgacgtgggactcccacccaacaatcctcaactaCTGGGACCTATACACTGAAGAGCAAGCAGGCCATAAAGGAATAACGTGCAACAAAATATATGGTATAATCATAAAAGACATGCCTACCTGGAGAAGGTTTAGAAGGCTAGATTGTTGGTTCTCAATCTGACGAAGTTGGTCACGAATGAGTGAGATATCTTCAAAATCTTTGTAGCTCCCGTAAGCTTCTTCACTTGAGCTGTCAGCAGTAACATCCGAGTCTCGATTCTCATGCTCCTGAATGTCCCCATGCTCATCAAATGGAACTACGCGAGACCCAGATCTCAAATTGCTGGCCTTGTTAACTTTCTCATCACGCACATCATTATAAAGAACTCGTTTCGCATTGAAAGTGGAATTTCCACTTCTACCATTCCCTTGGAAATCTATGTTTTCTGAACCATACCCAACAGCATTGTTCTCAGAATTAACTTTTGATGAAGGGGAGTTTGATACTGCAATTTCAACTTTCCAAGATTTCTGGCGTTCCAGCTTAGATATGGGCGTGCTTGAAGTCTTATCTGTGTTCTTTGGACTGACCTTCTTATTATTAGTCACACGCGATACACCCATTGGAGAGGACCTGCTAGTGGGGACTGTTTTCCTCAATGGTGTTCGTAAACTGTCTTCATGGGGGCATGTGGAAATGGGAGGAAAGCATCCGCCATTGTCATTATCTGACCCATGGAAGAACCGAAAAGATACTAAATGTGATATTTTATATAAGCAAAATTAGCTCAACAACTTGAAACATGAATTGGGACCATGAACATTGAAATAGACAACCACCATACTGACAACTAATTCACTTTGAACTTACAAAACAAGATCCAAGGATTTTCAAATCAGAGGGACTAGCTCAGACCTAAGTATCCAATTCTCAACATTCCTAGAAGGATGAATAAGTATGAACAATGAccaattcaaaattgaagttCGATCGCCATGTACTAGATTGATAATCAAACTAACGTAATTGTAAAAGAAATTACCAGTTGAGATGTCTCCAGAAGCGTCAGGTATCTGTTTCCATAACTCCAAAGTTTGGTTCATCGTCTCCCGAACGACCTTGATCTGTAATATTGTACGCAGTCAATACAAAATTGCTCATGATTTTCCCTCAATTTCTATGAATCCCAAAGGTTTAACATATTACCTTATCAAATCTCCGGCTATCCAAAGAATTAATACACGATGATCTGTAGTCGACAGCCAAATCCCTTTCAGCGACGGCCACTCTCGCGAGAGTTTCTGCGGCCGCCTTCCTTACAGCCCAATCGTCATTGCTCAAGAATTCAACAATGCACGGCACCAGCCAGTCCAATACGCTTCGACTCGTCGCACCACCAACAGAAATGATACTCCCAATCAGCGCCAGCAACGCAGCCTTCGCCTTAAATCCATCGTTCTTCGCCAATTTCCCCAACCTCGGCAAATTCTTCCGCAGCTGCAACACATCTGGATCAGGTGCCGCCTCAACCGCTGCCGCGAGACACAGAGCAGAACCAGTCTGCGAATTGAGATCCTGCTCAAGCGTAAGCGTCTCCATCAACGGCTTCAAGAAAACCGAGAATGGCGGCTTCGTGATTTGCGACGACATTAAAGCCATAGCGTCAACGCAAGCAGATCGGATTGTAGAGTCTGAATCACGAAGACGACGAACAACAGTAGAAATCATCTTCGACACAAAAGGAGACAAGGAATCTCCATGAAACTGAGAAAGAAAACCAAGAAGGTATACACACTGCTTCCTCACCGGCGATTTCGACGACGAATCAGTATTATGAATACAAGAGAGAAATGGCGCGAATGAGTCACATGTAAGAGCCTTAGCAATTGATTCCAACTCATTCGCCGCCATAGCAAGTGTATCCCGGTCCTCAAGCTTGTTGAGACAGGCAATAACTCGTTGCTTGAGATCGTGATTCGCGGCGGCCGCTGGCTGAGGCGGACTAAGAGACGAACGTTTAGAAAGAGACGCCATTGCCATTAAGagcaagaagaaaagaacTCAGTTAATTCAGGAACATAAGAAACAGCGACGGCGGCCGGGAAGCATTCGAGTTCCGGCGAGAGAAACACTCCAGCGGCAGAGCAAGGGCGGCGTGTGTCGGT is a window from the Cucurbita pepo subsp. pepo cultivar mu-cu-16 chromosome LG07, ASM280686v2, whole genome shotgun sequence genome containing:
- the LOC111799052 gene encoding TORTIFOLIA1-like protein 4, whose protein sequence is MAMASLSKRSSLSPPQPAAAANHDLKQRVIACLNKLEDRDTLAMAANELESIAKALTCDSFAPFLSCIHNTDSSSKSPVRKQCVYLLGFLSQFHGDSLSPFVSKMISTVVRRLRDSDSTIRSACVDAMALMSSQITKPPFSVFLKPLMETLTLEQDLNSQTGSALCLAAAVEAAPDPDVLQLRKNLPRLGKLAKNDGFKAKAALLALIGSIISVGGATSRSVLDWLVPCIVEFLSNDDWAVRKAAAETLARVAVAERDLAVDYRSSCINSLDSRRFDKIKVVRETMNQTLELWKQIPDASGDISTDNDNGGCFPPISTCPHEDSLRTPLRKTVPTSRSSPMGVSRVTNNKKVSPKNTDKTSSTPISKLERQKSWKVEIAVSNSPSSKVNSENNAVGYGSENIDFQGNGRSGNSTFNAKRVLYNDVRDEKVNKASNLRSGSRVVPFDEHGDIQEHENRDSDVTADSSSEEAYGSYKDFEDISLIRDQLRQIENQQSSLLNLLQSFIGSSQSGLNSLEKRVHGLEMALDEISYDLGLSSGRVTNSSYAENSCCKLPGAEFLSSKFWRRAEERHSGSKFCSTAHVASPNDLHHTLERDAIAESIKQSRGGFVMNPLATIDGELRENLGQYPKRLLKPVIQESDSVPIYNARGSD
- the LOC111798166 gene encoding F-box protein At5g39250-like encodes the protein MSWEILNLVFPLLEDVDLGSCMAVSREWRDAARDDYFWKCLCIKRWPSTYKMSNFPTGTYYKLYRNSYQCSNSRRLLSPRLSFDDLEFFIDIWSEGKLVFSKVVPGKVLQDGVKNPTPRTVNVLSYLLEGPGFKMTLAVEPGFSIPMCDTIGVSVMVGYKDSSKVAQIVNKSIFDYVNQTSCSAFYFDYLNSPHLYPLASGIRVCISFLFLDNGNGGVAELSRIVMDFSDVANTKEEVLCFLDWLD